In the genome of Gemmatimonadetes bacterium SCN 70-22, one region contains:
- a CDS encoding AAA family ATPase produces the protein MTTTAPDGVALDAPDDLALADKLRAGQQQVMTELRKLIIGQEHVVEQALTALFAGGNCLIVGVPGLAKTLLVHTLAQVLDLRFSRIQFTPDLMPSDITGTDIIQEDPDTGRRRMAFVPGPIFANIVLADEINRTPPKTQSALLEAMQEHRVTVQGRTYSLEEPFFVFATQNPIELEGTYPLPEAQLDRFMFQVIIDYLGEDDELKVVQTTTAIQRHSFTHAITGPDIVAFQRLVRRVPVADSVARYAVHLVRASRPTSPTAPDFITQWVTYGASTRAAQYLVLGGKTRALMQGRYHVSFADIQALAAPVLRHRILTNFHAQSERITTDQVIARLVEAVPLPKARL, from the coding sequence GTGACCACCACCGCCCCCGACGGCGTCGCCCTCGACGCGCCCGACGACCTCGCCCTGGCCGACAAGTTGCGCGCGGGGCAGCAGCAGGTGATGACCGAACTGCGCAAGCTGATCATTGGGCAGGAGCACGTCGTCGAGCAGGCGCTGACCGCGTTGTTCGCGGGCGGCAACTGCCTCATCGTCGGCGTCCCCGGCCTGGCGAAGACGCTCCTCGTGCACACGCTGGCCCAGGTGCTGGACCTGCGCTTCTCGCGCATCCAGTTCACCCCGGACCTCATGCCGTCGGACATCACGGGGACCGACATCATCCAGGAGGACCCTGACACCGGGCGGCGGCGGATGGCGTTCGTCCCGGGACCGATCTTCGCCAATATCGTCCTGGCCGATGAAATCAACCGCACGCCGCCCAAGACGCAGTCGGCGCTGCTGGAGGCGATGCAGGAACACCGGGTGACGGTGCAGGGGCGCACCTACTCGCTCGAGGAGCCGTTCTTCGTCTTCGCGACCCAGAACCCGATCGAGCTCGAGGGGACCTATCCGCTCCCGGAGGCACAGCTCGACCGCTTCATGTTCCAGGTGATCATCGACTACCTGGGCGAGGACGACGAGCTCAAGGTGGTGCAGACGACCACGGCGATCCAGCGGCACTCCTTCACCCATGCCATCACGGGCCCCGACATCGTGGCGTTCCAGCGCCTGGTCCGGCGCGTCCCGGTGGCCGACTCGGTCGCGCGCTACGCGGTGCACCTGGTGCGCGCGAGCCGCCCCACCTCACCCACCGCGCCCGACTTCATCACGCAGTGGGTCACGTATGGGGCATCGACGCGTGCGGCGCAGTACCTGGTGCTCGGTGGCAAGACGCGCGCCTTGATGCAGGGGCGCTACCACGTGTCGTTCGCCGACATCCAGGCCCTGGCGGCGCCGGTGCTCCGGCATCGCATCCTCACCAACTTCCACGCGCAATCGGAGCGGATCACGACCGACCAGGTGATCGCGCGCCTCGTCGAGGCCGTCCCGCTCCCCAAGGCCCGCCTCTAG